One Actinospica robiniae DSM 44927 genomic region harbors:
- a CDS encoding MerR family transcriptional regulator: MAEPDAAAWTIDQLSQLVAEALSAHDPGQSNGRVRQVPDVRTIRWYTSIGLLDRPAAMRGRTALYGRRHLAQIVAVKRLQADGLALADVQQQLIGADDAALERIARLGELPASPDPSHDAAAPEDAAAPGRGRFWSARPLQASAPRATAGPNAATGNTLIHGIRLAPGVSLLLDAAAAAPDDEALAVIAQAAQPLLDALAALGLSHDQQRRTGQQPSEGGQSR; the protein is encoded by the coding sequence ATGGCCGAACCGGATGCCGCAGCGTGGACCATCGACCAGCTCTCGCAGCTGGTCGCCGAAGCGCTCTCGGCGCACGATCCCGGCCAGTCCAACGGCCGGGTGCGCCAGGTGCCGGACGTGCGCACCATCCGCTGGTACACCTCGATCGGCCTGCTCGACCGGCCGGCCGCGATGCGCGGGCGGACGGCTCTGTACGGACGGCGGCACCTCGCCCAGATCGTGGCCGTCAAGCGGCTGCAGGCGGACGGGCTCGCGCTCGCCGACGTGCAGCAGCAGCTGATCGGCGCGGACGACGCGGCGCTCGAGCGCATCGCCCGGCTGGGCGAGCTGCCCGCGTCGCCCGACCCGTCGCACGACGCGGCGGCGCCGGAGGACGCGGCCGCACCGGGCCGCGGCCGTTTCTGGTCCGCCCGTCCGCTCCAGGCCTCGGCCCCGCGGGCGACGGCCGGCCCGAACGCCGCGACCGGTAACACGCTGATCCACGGAATCCGACTGGCACCGGGCGTCTCGCTCCTGCTCGACGCCGCCGCAGCCGCACCCGACGACGAGGCGCTCGCCGTCATCGCACAAGCCGCGCAACCTCTGCTCGACGCGCTCGCGGCGCTCGGGCTGAGCCACGACCAGCAGCGCAGGACAGGACAGCAGCCGTCCGAAGGGGGACAAAGCAGATGA